AAAGCGTTCAAACAGGCCATCATCAATCATTGCCTGCGCACCACGGCCATGCTCTTCATCCGGCTGGAAAATAAAATGTACGGTGCCGTTAAAATTACGGTGCTCTGCCAGATAGCAGGCAGCGCCCAGCAGCATTGCCGAATGACCATCATGCCCACAGGCGTGCATCTGGCCATCATGCTGGGAACGGTGCGAGAACTGATTTTCTTCATGAATGAACAGCGCATCCATATCCGCCCGCAGGCCAATGCTGGCGGAGCCGTCACCGCACTTCAACACACCAACAATGCCCTGTTGCCCGACATTACGGGTCACTTCAATGCCAAACCCTGCCAGCTTTTCGGCAATGAAATCTGCGGTTAATGGCAGATCAAATCCACACTCCGGAAAGCGATGCATATGCTGACGCCATTCGGTCATCCGGGAAATCAGGTTCTGATCTAAAGACATGTTAAAAACTCCAAAAACAAAAACGTATTACAGTAAAAAACTAAAGATTCTCAGCAAATTCTTACTTCAGATGCTCGCCCAGTAAGCGTCCAAATCCGGGGACGCCTGCGTCATAGCCAGCCAGCTTCAGACTGTGCCAGGCCAGCGCCTGATTACTGCTGACAACAGGAATACCCAACGCCTGCTCAACGGTTTCCAACACCAGAGAAGCACGCAGTGCGGTACAGGAAATAAACATCAGATCAGCATCAGGGTCACAGTTTTCAATCGCGGCATCGGCAATATCCTGAGGTGTGATATAGGTCATCGCGGTATCGTCTTCAAAACCAAACCCTGCGATATTCAGCACGTCACAACCCTGATCACTGAAGAAGGCTGCAACTTCAGCATTTACCGCTTCGGTATAGGGAGTGAGAATAGAAATGCGTTTAGCAGAAAAGCATTCGAAAGCCGCCAGCGCGGCAGTAACCGGATTGGTCACCGGCACACCCGGACGGGTTTCATGTATTAGCTGAGTAATTTTGTCGACCCCGATAGCAACCGTACCGGAGGTGCAGGCATAGATAATGGCATCCAGCTCAGTACCCGGCAGAATCTGATCGGCTGCAGCACTGATACCTGGCGCCATAGTGCGCAAATTTTCAATCGTCAGCGGATTAACATTACGTACCCGGGTCGTAAAAAAGCCAACATCCTGCGGATACATTCGCTGTAAGTCCGCTTCAATGTTGAAGTCCGTTGCCAAAGAAATAACCCCAATGCGCCCGGCGGGCGAAAGAGTTTCCAATGGCAGACGGGGATTTACCCTGGTCGATTTAAGCATCTTGTTACCGCAGCTTCGGATCAGACTGTTACACCTAAATCCGGGTTATTTTTATTGTTCAGGCTATACATCCATATTACGGCTCCAGGCTGCATAATTTCCTGTAATAGCAGTATTTCAATGAGGCTTCACCGCAAAATCTTCCAAATATTGCTGAAATTCACCACTTTCCTGATTCCATAGTTTTCGCTTCCCCGCTGGAGTCTGTATCCTTAGGTAGAACGCAAAGTAAGCGGAAACACGATATGACCAAAACAGCCCTGGCCAGCAACATAGACAGTTTCGATCGTAAAATTCTGGAGATTATTCAGATATCCAACCGCACCACTTCTGATCAGATAGCCGAACAGGTCGGCCTTTCACCTGCTGCAGTTCAAAGACGCATGAAGCGAATGCGTGAGCAAAACATCATCAAAGCAGACATTGCAGTCATTAACCCGAAGGCAGTTGGTCGCGGTGTAACACTGCTGGTTCAGGTGACTCTTGAACGGGAACGGGCTGATTTACTGGATGCATTTAAGAAAGAGATGAAGGTAAATCCTGCGGTTCAGCAGTGCTATTACGTCACTGGCAGCGCCGACTTCATATTAGTCATCACCGCCGTGGATATGGAAGATTACGAAGCCTTTACCCGGGAAGTCTTTTTCGACAACCACAACATCCGTAACTTTCAGACCAATGTTGTGATGGATGCCGTTAAAACCGGGCTATCCGTACCAATGCTCGAAGAATAAGCCGTTTAAGACACATAAAAAAGCCCGGATACCTAAGGTATCCGGGCTTTTGAGTGCTTCATAAGGCAAGCTGATAAAAGACTTCTACTGCCTTCCAGCCTGCTAAAAACTTAGCCTACTAACTGCTGATACAACTCTGGATCTGTCGCACCTTCAGTACCGATCACCAGTACCTTACTCTGTGCATTCAGCCCTGTTGCCTCAGCCATATCTGCCTGCTGACGTGCAATAATTGCTGTCGCCAAACCTGGTACCGCAGACTCACCCGCTTCAATTGCCGGATCAGTCTCATAGCCTTTTGCCAGCATACGCATAGTTTCTGCAACGGCTTCTTCACTCAGTGTCATGAAGTCATCAGCACCGTTACACAGAATCTGCCAACCCAGTGCAGACACTTCACCGCAAGCCAGACCGGCCATCAACGTATCCAGATCACCATCAACCACAACTGGCTCACCTGCTTCTGCACTCAGCTGCAAACAATTAGCCTGCTCTGGCTCAACAATGATGAAACGTGGACGACGCTCGCCCCACAAATCCCAGAAATAACCAGCAACAGCTGACGCCAGACCACCTACACCACCCTGTACAAATACATGGGTAGGAATATCACCCTTCAGCTGCTCAACGATTTCAGACAGCATCACTGTATAGCCCAGTGCTACGTCCTTAGGAATTTCCATGTAGCCTTCATAGCTAGTATCAGACACGATAATCCGGTCATTCGCTTTAGCATCGCTGTCAGCCTGACGTACAGACTCATCATAGTTACCGGTAATACGGATCACTTCAGCACCGAATGCTTCCATTGCCTGTTTACGGCCTTCAGATACATCGCGGTGAATGTAAATCACACAACCACAACCAAACATCTGCGAACCCCAGGCAACTGAACGCCCGTGGTTACCGTCTGTTGCGCAGCTCACAACAATTTCTGCCAACTCTTCTTTTAAGTGGCCACCCAGCAAATCACTGATGCTTGGGCGTTTGCCTAAGCGTGCTTCCAGTACGTTCTGTAACTGACGGGCAACCGCATAAGCACCGCCCAACGCTTTGAAGCTTTTCAAACCAAAACGCTGTGACTCATCTTTATACCAGACAGACTCAACACCGATAGCCGCGGCCATAGCACTCAGAGAATGCAGTGGCGTTTCTGCATAAGCAGGCCAGGTTTTAATGTCTGCAATTGCTTCTTCAGCGCGGGCAACGCTGATCACATCGCGCTGCTCTGCAGAATAAACGTTTTCGCTGCTGGCGGCCGGGTTAGCAAAATGGCTCAGGGTACCGTTGAGTTGTAACATAATCGTCGCTGCCTTTTTGTTGCAGTAGCTTCCTGAATGACACAGCCAATAGCATTATATTCAGGACGTCACTGCTGATCTTATATTTACCGGTTGTACCGGATGACAAATTCACCCGCTCACCAAATCCAATTTATGTAAAAACCGGTACGGGGAAATGATTATGAAAAGTTTACGGAACAACAGTGCGGAGATTCCTATCATTTAATCCACAAAGAGAAGGATTTCAGCGCAATACTTAGATTAGTGAGGTGAAACCTCATTAAGACAGAAAAGGCTACCGGTACTACAGAAACACCGGCAGCGAGTGGAAAAAGTCATTTATGCTGGCTGTAAGGGTACAAAAATATCCGTTAACAACTCTGTAGGAGCAACATCCCGGGGGTTATTCAGATACTCTTCAAAGCATGGCTGATCCGCCGGTAAGCGACCTGACTGGGGTAGCCAGACGCCATATAACCACTGATATGCACTGGCCATATTCGAATAAGGCCCTTTATGACGCAGTACCGCATAGTCGCCGGCAACCAGAGTCTGACGGGAGAAGCCTGCCGGCAACGCCACATCTTCCAAGCCACTCAGGCAAGCCATAGAACGTAAATCCGCTTCGTTCACACTGGAAGGATCATCAAAGTAAATCCCCAGCATCCGTACCGGCATCCGCTCAGCATGTTGCATAAAAAACCAGCCAAACAGCTTCTCAAAGGCGTTACCTATATTCATATACGATCCGTGATGTTGCAGACCCGTGAGTACAACTGTTGGCTGTTGAGTAATAGTTACATCGTGCATATTCATTGTATCGGTCTCCATTACGATACCTGCCACAGCCTGTGAAGCCGCAGCAAAAGCCGTATGGCTGCCGTCCTGCCGGTAACGGGCCGGAGGCATACCATACACCTCGCTGAAAGCACGATTAAATGAAGATAAGCCCGCATAACCTGAGCCAGCAACTATCTGTTCCATCGTTTGATCAGAATTTACCAGCTCGCCCGCAGCCCGGTGCAAACGTAACCGTTTCACCGTAACAGCCATGGTTTCGCCATACACACTCTGATACAGCCGATGCCAGTGATACGGCGACAAACAGGCAACATCTGCCAACTGATATAAATCCAGCGGCTCATCTAAATGCGCATAAATATAGTCAAACACTTTGGCAAAGCGTTGTTGATACAGCTCATCCCGGCGTTGGTTCATCTACGCATATCCTCATTAACCGCTGGCTGCAGGATGCAGCTTTAACTGTCTTTCAGCGACCGGCTCAATCTAGCACCACCCGGTTTTGCAATTCTTGCGGTTTTAGCACAACAGGACGAATCAATGCGCATCTATAGAAAAAAATAAAAGCACAAAGCTACTCAAAACGGTCCGGGGGTGTTGGTTTTACCCCCGCAGACGTATCTTCTTCAGATTCTGCGACGAGATCTTCAGCGGCTATTTCAACCGGCTGAGACTCAGCCTGTACCGCCCGATAAAGCTCACCGGAGGTATAGTAAGATCCAGGGCGTGGAACAAACTGTGGCTTGGCACGTTTACGCTGATAATGCTGTGCAGATACTCTGCCCAGGGTAAACAAAGACAGCAAACCCGCAGCAATTGCCATAAAGATAAACAGGCCCTGAG
The DNA window shown above is from Aliamphritea ceti and carries:
- a CDS encoding diaminopropionate ammonia-lyase; this translates as MLQLNGTLSHFANPAASSENVYSAEQRDVISVARAEEAIADIKTWPAYAETPLHSLSAMAAAIGVESVWYKDESQRFGLKSFKALGGAYAVARQLQNVLEARLGKRPSISDLLGGHLKEELAEIVVSCATDGNHGRSVAWGSQMFGCGCVIYIHRDVSEGRKQAMEAFGAEVIRITGNYDESVRQADSDAKANDRIIVSDTSYEGYMEIPKDVALGYTVMLSEIVEQLKGDIPTHVFVQGGVGGLASAVAGYFWDLWGERRPRFIIVEPEQANCLQLSAEAGEPVVVDGDLDTLMAGLACGEVSALGWQILCNGADDFMTLSEEAVAETMRMLAKGYETDPAIEAGESAVPGLATAIIARQQADMAEATGLNAQSKVLVIGTEGATDPELYQQLVG
- a CDS encoding AraC family transcriptional regulator, coding for MNQRRDELYQQRFAKVFDYIYAHLDEPLDLYQLADVACLSPYHWHRLYQSVYGETMAVTVKRLRLHRAAGELVNSDQTMEQIVAGSGYAGLSSFNRAFSEVYGMPPARYRQDGSHTAFAAASQAVAGIVMETDTMNMHDVTITQQPTVVLTGLQHHGSYMNIGNAFEKLFGWFFMQHAERMPVRMLGIYFDDPSSVNEADLRSMACLSGLEDVALPAGFSRQTLVAGDYAVLRHKGPYSNMASAYQWLYGVWLPQSGRLPADQPCFEEYLNNPRDVAPTELLTDIFVPLQPA
- a CDS encoding maleate cis-trans isomerase family protein; the encoded protein is MLKSTRVNPRLPLETLSPAGRIGVISLATDFNIEADLQRMYPQDVGFFTTRVRNVNPLTIENLRTMAPGISAAADQILPGTELDAIIYACTSGTVAIGVDKITQLIHETRPGVPVTNPVTAALAAFECFSAKRISILTPYTEAVNAEVAAFFSDQGCDVLNIAGFGFEDDTAMTYITPQDIADAAIENCDPDADLMFISCTALRASLVLETVEQALGIPVVSSNQALAWHSLKLAGYDAGVPGFGRLLGEHLK
- a CDS encoding Lrp/AsnC family transcriptional regulator; amino-acid sequence: MTKTALASNIDSFDRKILEIIQISNRTTSDQIAEQVGLSPAAVQRRMKRMREQNIIKADIAVINPKAVGRGVTLLVQVTLERERADLLDAFKKEMKVNPAVQQCYYVTGSADFILVITAVDMEDYEAFTREVFFDNHNIRNFQTNVVMDAVKTGLSVPMLEE